A stretch of the Ictidomys tridecemlineatus isolate mIctTri1 chromosome 5, mIctTri1.hap1, whole genome shotgun sequence genome encodes the following:
- the Insyn1 gene encoding inhibitory synaptic factor 1, giving the protein MNIRGTPDLGQPSDDPNSGGERERIRQRMKMVIGQLEGILRELKEVAKELREVVSQIDKLTSDFDFELEPDDWTTATVSSTSSSDKAGVGGPFDLGHLDFMTADILSDSWEFCSFLDVSTPSDSVDGPESTRPGAGPDYRLMNGGMPIPNGPRVETPDSSSEEAFSAGPTKGQLPQRTPGTRERVRFSDKVLYHALCCDDEEGDGEEEAEEEEVGLPSELPHTETHVTPLKPSPAPHKTRRSPLTGRHSGPTLAPEQTRRVTRNSSTQTVSDKSTQTVLPYTATRQKARGKN; this is encoded by the exons ATGAACATTCGGGGCACCCCGGACCTCGGGCAGCCCAGTGACGACCCCAACAGTGGTGGTGAGCGAGAGAGGATTCGACAGCGCATGAAGATGGTCATCGGGCAACTTGAAGGCATCCTGCGGGAGCTCAAGGAGGTGGCCAAGGAGCTGAGGGAG GTGGTGAGCCAGATTGACAAGCTAACCTCTGACTTCGACTTTGAACTGGAGCCAGACGACTGGACCACGGCCACTGTGAGCAGCACCTCTAGTAGCGACAAGGCGGGCGTGGGTGGCCCCTTTGACCTGGGCCATCTGGACTTCATGACAGCTGATATCCTCTCGGACAGCTGGGAGTTCTGCTCCTTTCTGGACGTCTCCACACCCTCAGATTCTGTGGACGGCCCTGAGTCAACGCGGCCAGGGGCTGGCCCTGACTACCGGCTCATGAATGGAGGCATGCCCATCCCCAATGGGCCACGAGTGGAGACCCCCGACTCCTCCAGCGAGGAGGCTTTCAGTGCTGGCCCTACTAAGGGCCAGCTGCCCCAACGGACTCCAGGGACACGAGAGAGGGTACGGTTCAGTGACAAAGTGCTTTACCACGCTCTGTGCTGCGATGACGAGGAGGGGGACggtgaggaggaggcagaggaggaggaggtgggcctGCCCTCTGAGCTGCCCCATACGGAGACCCATGTGACCCCCCTcaagccctccccagccccccacaagACAAGGCGCTCTCCACTGACTGGCCGTCACTCAGGGCCCACGTTGGCCCCAGAACAGACCCGAAGGGTCACAAGGAACAGCAGCACCCAGACAGTGTCAGACAAGAGCACGCAGACAGTGCTGCCCTACACGGCCACCAGACAGAAAGCCAGGGGGaaaaactag